The region GAACCAGATATGGTATATTTGGCCTTATATAAAGCAGTttattaaaaaccagaataacTAACTTCATCTGGGAGCAAATCCCCTGCTCTTACTAATACAAGCTGGAGCCATTTCTTTAGTGCTCCAAGCCAGAAGGAAAACAGcagagcagagagcagcgtaaGGAGCACGGAAAAAAGAGCGCATAGTTTCAATGAACGGTTTGTCAGGCAACAGAAGCTGAACTGTGTGCCCGTCTCTCCTGCAGCTAACAAAGTTTGTGTGTGTAACATACAGCTCAGGGATCGTAATTGAGTCCTCCTTGGCCCTCCTGGCCTTAGAGCCATCTGTATGGAAAGGTCTCAAAAGAAGACCCAATAGCTATTTTCCTGAATCAGACATTACTGACGTCCTCTAAATCTCCCCATAAATCCCATCCTGATGAGAGGCGATACAGGATCATTCAGCCTTCTTTGAGGTGGTGGGGGAAATCTCACCATGATGACCAGCAGAATATTTTGGAAGTCTTTTCTTTGGCCGAGGGCATAGGTGATGAAAAGGGCAAAGTTTCCCTGCATCAGCTgtgaagaaaaaggaaataagATGAGAAACCCAATACAAGTATCTAATCATTTCCAATTATATGTCAAAAATATGTTCTATACAAGTCAATAGTACATGATAATGGACTATTACCATGAAAGCCAGAGACGTGAAGAGGAAACCAAAGATGAGCCTGATGTACGGTCCGTGACTCAGGATCATTAACAGGCCCCGACGGAAGCTGAGGGGCTCTGCCTCTTTCTGCCCAATCCCTACAATCCAACATGGACAAAGAGAAAGTATAACAAACGATAGAAAAGTGGAAATTTTTCCTGAGGCACAAAAACAACCATCATGAGGGCTAATGATCGGTTACTTTTCTGTCCACAAAGTTTCTATCTGGAAAAGTAAATGAAGTCCTTGCAAGCTTGTGGCCTTAAATGTCTTGATTCCTTTGAATAGTCATACACAATGTTTAAATCTTTAAATGAAAGTGATAATTGCTGTCACGGGTGGTTgtatgaggacccagatgcaggagagtgagaggcaggagttccaaaaagtcTCCAGGGCAGAACacaaacaggaatccaaaaagctatgggagaacatggagggagcaaacagtacggactgacagggagcaggggatgacgagacacaggtgtgaacaatcagggcagtgGGAAAACAGgtggggcagaacagaaacacaaactgggggaaatgtcaaacactgACAGTTGCATGACATTTAGAAAGCGATTTACACAGCAAAACTCTGCATGCTTTCTCACGGACGTGAACTGCAATGACAAATGCTCTTTCAATTCCAGCCACAGAAAGGCGATTGTCTGCTGTTGGGCCGAACCGTATCAGCTCTCATGACGGTTAGATTCTCATGGTTTCCTACCTTTTAGTTCCTTCACGCCCAAAAACAAGcctgcagcacacagcaggtaGATGATGCAGATGACTGCTGAAGCTAAGAAGTACGCTTGTTTCTAATGACAGAAAAGACAGGGTTGTCTTAAAATAACAGACTTGGATACGCACACCATTTACATGTCCCGGTTAAAGTGGGCTTTCAAAGATAGACTTTACCGTTTCATCCAGTGAAGCGATGGTCCCGTTCATTCTGGACGAGTTTGTGCTGTTGGTGTCGTCAGTGGGACAACTGGAGACGCGGCCAACGATCTGTCCCTGGATGGCGGTGGCCAGGACCGTGCCCAGCATCTCCACCGTCATGCCTGAGACAAACAGGGAGGGAGCGTCAACAAAGACGAGACAAATGGAGGGAAATTTACCAGCACAGGTGGTCTGACATACGATAGGCAGTGGCCGAGTCCCGCTCTTTCTGGTCACTGCTGATGAACATGGTGAGGGAAGAATACGGCACGTGGAAGCACTGCAAGCGGACACAAAATCAGGGCGATGTAAACGGCGTGACGCCGGGGACCGAATGAGGTACTGACCGTTAGCATCGACTGGAAGAGGCAGTACAGCACCAAGTACCAGATAACATTTGCTTCCTCAAAAGGAGGCACAAACCAGATCAGGAAGTATGTCAGCACCGCGAATGGAGTGGAGCCAATGATCCTGGGTGGACGGGAAAagcaaaacacagacaacagcacaTTTACAAAACAGTTCAGGGGTAAATGTGGTACATTATTTTCATCCTGTTTAGCCGCTGATCACGGTGTTGACAATTTCTCCGCTATAAGAgtgtgtttaataaattcagcatacagtttgttgtttttttttttgcataaattgtctgaATGTTCCAGGACCAACATACATcagggacctcctgacccagtatggaCCTTCCAGagccctcaggtcatctggatctggtttcttatcagttcccagagtcagaaccagacatagAGAAGCTGCCTtgagcttctatgctccacatgtctggaacaaactcccagaaaacttctgatcagctgaaacactcagtttatttaaatccaggttgaagacccacctgttctcagctgcatttgaataaagctcaAAATCTGCACTGGTACGTTTGAATTTGAGTTTCAAAACGTctattgttcttcttttttgtttaacttttaaatcatacattttacttttactatgtgatgttttcatgtcttttaatgccctttgaatcaccttgttgttgaattgtgctatacaagtaAACCTGCTTTGCCTTTCCTATACAGATCACTTACAGTCACTCTTTTTTCTACCATCTTCCTGCTGCTTTTGTGAATAATACGCCAAATATTTACGTGTCAGTTTGTTTGTCAGGAAAACAGGAATGGGCTGATCCACTTCCCACTTGACTACACATCTAACTCTCTTCTCGGCTTTGAGATGACCCACTGAGGTCAGTCAACCGGTGCCACTTCAGCTGCAGGGAATAACACCTTTTAAAtgtcctttcttcctccttacCATCCTCTTTATCCTTGCTGCTATGCTAAACTCACGAGCAGCTTATCAATCTGTTTGACTCGCACGTTTCCTCCACTCCACATCCTGGTCTTTTTATTTCTCAGTATCGTCTTTCCATTAAGAAACTGAACCAGAATTCTACCAGGGCATCATGCGGCCGATTCTGGTCCATCTGCTGCGGCACACCAGGAACCCCACGACTGGGTCGGTCACAGCATCCCAGGCCCTGCCCACGAACAGGATGATGGAGGCATAGAAAGGATCCAGCTAGAggaagaataaaaatatataaaacgtTTAAAAGCTAAACAACAACAGACCAAGTTTGACTGACAACTGTAGAGCAGAGGTAGATGAACTGACAAGAGGAGGAAGCTGGAAGTAAATCGGTGTGTGTTTCTACTGGGGAAATTATGTACTGATAATAAACCTAGCATACTTTAAATAATCTATTTCTGGTGATTAATCATACAGCTAATCTGATAATCTCATTTAATTTCTGGTTCTCATCAAAGTAGTTATGTAACCAGGCTGCCTTTATGAACCAGGAGTTTATAAATACTATTACCCAGGTTTGGATGATAATTACAAAGAATACAGGTGATAGTGATGGTGATTCCACCTGCGCACCATCCTCCTGTTTTTGTCAATCACCTGTGCCACATCAAGCAGGAAGATCTGGAGGAAGAAACCCAACACACAGCCCGTGATTTGGTATGGAGCTCCTCCTATGGCAAATGCCAATTTACTCCACACAGACAGCCGGGTTCTCTGCTCCATTGGCTGAAAGACAAAAATTTAGAGATTTAATGCCTTTAATTTGGCTTAGAAACAGTTTTCTATCTCTGCCTGGGAAAACTGGTTTTGCACCATTTGGGTTTTCAGGGCCCTCCTGGGTACCAAACCAACAGCAGGGTTTTAGCTGAACATTACTGTAGTGGGTGATAATGGAAACATACATAAACGGTCGGAGCTCCATGAAGACGACTCTAGATATCTGCTAATGGAAAATACAGCTTTTATATTAATAAAGTCCCAAACCTGGATAAATGTAGAGGTATGTAGCAGGAAGGGTGTTCTGACGAGTTATGCTATTCATCAAAAACCGCTGTCTAATGTGCGGATGTCTGCATTCATAATCGTAACAATACatacaacaaaacattcctacCAATTAAACAGCCTAACTTGAAGAGTTTGTGGATATTGCTTTAAGGTGGtgcaacaaaaagtaaaaatgttaaaagctGTAAGGCGTTGGTTTCTAATCAGTTTTTTCCAACACATAACACttgttaaattaattcaaaTCTAAAACCATCAGTACTTTATTTTCCTTAAATAAAATGACAGGCATTTGGGAACAAACAGTTGGACGTGGCAGAATGTGTTTGTGCATTTGAACAAAGAATGACACAAAGGTCAAAAATCAAATTAATATGTGAAACACGAtgatccaaaaaaaacaacGCTCAAAACCATGATCGGTCTCCAAGGAGAACACCTCCCTACTTCCATCTCCAGAGATGTCCTTTTTCAGCCCCCACAGAAGCCTGCAGAGACTGATAGTTAGACATCGCTACCTAGTTTCATGAGCATTGATTGCTTCTGTCT is a window of Cololabis saira isolate AMF1-May2022 chromosome 16, fColSai1.1, whole genome shotgun sequence DNA encoding:
- the LOC133461953 gene encoding sodium-dependent lysophosphatidylcholine symporter 1-B-like gives rise to the protein MPQAGEAEQLDAPSGAKLANEDIKTPMEQRTRLSVWSKLAFAIGGAPYQITGCVLGFFLQIFLLDVAQLDPFYASIILFVGRAWDAVTDPVVGFLVCRSRWTRIGRMMPWIIGSTPFAVLTYFLIWFVPPFEEANVIWYLVLYCLFQSMLTCFHVPYSSLTMFISSDQKERDSATAYRMTVEMLGTVLATAIQGQIVGRVSSCPTDDTNSTNSSRMNGTIASLDETKQAYFLASAVICIIYLLCAAGLFLGVKELKGIGQKEAEPLSFRRGLLMILSHGPYIRLIFGFLFTSLAFMLMQGNFALFITYALGQRKDFQNILLVIMLSGTIAIPWWQWFLTRFGKKTAVYSGVLWVVPFMILLVSAESNVTVSYLASLGAGVSVASTFLLPWSMLPDVVDDFKVQNPGICGHEALFYSYYVFFIKFSSGLSLGVSTLCLKFAGYVTGSCSQPETVNLTLKMLICPVPIVLIAVGLLILKTYPINEERRKGNCKLLQEMKDCESELSSPA